A section of the Planctomycetia bacterium genome encodes:
- a CDS encoding putative hydro-lyase — MSTASEFRARVRSGAFNSPTAGQSPGFAQANVVILPAADAADFAAFCELNARPCPLLEQTAPGDPEPKKSAPGADLRTDVPRYRVFRHGVAEAAEPTEITNLWRDDFVAFLLGCSFTFEQALQQAGLPVRHIDLGRNVPMYRTNIACRPAGSFAGPLVVSMRPYRADQIDAVHAVTDRFPRMHGAPIHVGDPAAIGIADLERVDFGDPVPVAAGEVPVFWACGVTPQLAILAARPELAITHAPGHMFITDWLDEAFCER, encoded by the coding sequence ATGAGTACCGCCTCGGAGTTTCGAGCACGTGTGCGCTCCGGCGCCTTCAACAGCCCCACCGCCGGACAATCGCCAGGCTTTGCGCAAGCCAACGTCGTAATCCTCCCAGCGGCCGACGCAGCGGACTTCGCTGCGTTCTGTGAATTGAACGCGCGTCCGTGCCCGCTCTTGGAGCAAACCGCGCCGGGCGATCCGGAACCAAAAAAATCGGCCCCGGGCGCCGATCTGCGGACCGACGTCCCGCGCTACCGCGTGTTTCGCCATGGCGTAGCGGAGGCCGCCGAGCCAACCGAGATTACGAATCTCTGGCGCGACGATTTCGTGGCGTTTTTGCTCGGTTGTTCCTTCACCTTTGAGCAGGCCTTACAGCAAGCCGGACTGCCGGTGCGTCATATCGATTTAGGGCGCAACGTGCCGATGTATCGCACGAACATCGCTTGCCGTCCCGCTGGCAGTTTTGCCGGACCGCTGGTCGTCAGTATGCGGCCCTATCGTGCCGACCAGATCGACGCCGTACACGCGGTCACCGACCGGTTTCCTCGCATGCATGGAGCCCCGATTCATGTCGGCGACCCCGCAGCAATCGGCATCGCGGACCTGGAACGCGTCGATTTCGGCGATCCGGTCCCTGTGGCGGCGGGCGAGGTTCCGGTATTCTGGGCTTGCGGGGTGACGCCACAGTTGGCGATTCTCGCCGCGCGGCCGGAACTGGCGATCACCCATGCCCCCGGCCATATGTTCATCACCGATTGGCTGGACGAGGCGTTTTGCGAGCGATGA